One Polaribacter sp. SA4-12 genomic window carries:
- a CDS encoding cob(I)yrinic acid a,c-diamide adenosyltransferase: MKIYTKTGDTGTTALFGGTRVKKYNLRIESYGTVDELNSYIGLIKDQEIGNSIKEPLLVIQNELFTLGSMLATPPEKETLKNGKERLNIPKIDEDSILFLENEIDKMDLELPQMTHFILPGGHQAVSFCHIARCVCRRAERLSVELNDQEAINNDIIKYLNRLSDYLFTLARKLSKDLAVEEIKWIPEKN; this comes from the coding sequence ATGAAAATATATACAAAAACTGGTGATACTGGTACAACGGCTCTTTTTGGAGGAACTAGAGTTAAAAAATACAATTTACGTATTGAAAGTTATGGAACTGTAGATGAATTAAATTCTTACATTGGTTTAATAAAAGACCAAGAAATAGGTAATTCTATTAAAGAACCTTTACTTGTTATTCAGAATGAATTGTTCACTTTAGGATCAATGTTAGCAACTCCACCTGAAAAAGAAACATTAAAAAACGGTAAAGAAAGACTTAACATACCAAAGATTGATGAAGATTCTATTCTGTTTTTAGAAAATGAAATTGATAAAATGGATTTAGAGCTTCCTCAAATGACTCATTTTATTCTTCCTGGAGGACATCAAGCAGTGTCATTTTGTCACATAGCAAGATGTGTTTGTAGACGTGCAGAACGTTTATCTGTTGAGTTAAATGATCAAGAAGCAATTAATAATGACATCATAAAATACTTAAACCGCCTTTCTGACTACCTTTTTACGTTGGCACGAAAATTGTCGAAAGACTTAGCAGTAGAGGAAATTAAATGGATTCCTGAAAAAAATTAA
- a CDS encoding O-methyltransferase: MIHLILEYLKFLSKSSNQHGVHSPFVFNLVTKCFYKKTDISLWKYFSNIKQQLLDNKTVIKVTDFGAGSKIFKSNNREVSKITKVAGISNKKAKLLIRLVAYFKPVNILEIGTSIGLGTSSIKIGNNESLITTLEGCPETSKVAQELFKKNDFNKINIITGDFNETLPKVIKNQQFDFIYFDGNHNKKATLDYFDMCLPAINNNSVWIFDDIYWSQEMKEAWSEIKNHPKVTVTVDVFHWGIVFFRKEQEKEHFKIRV; the protein is encoded by the coding sequence ATGATTCATCTAATATTAGAATATTTAAAATTCCTTTCCAAATCATCAAATCAACATGGAGTACACTCTCCTTTTGTATTTAATTTGGTAACTAAATGTTTTTACAAAAAAACAGATATTAGTTTATGGAAATACTTTTCAAACATAAAGCAACAGTTGTTAGACAACAAAACGGTAATAAAAGTCACTGATTTTGGTGCTGGTTCTAAAATTTTTAAATCCAACAACCGAGAAGTTTCAAAAATTACTAAAGTTGCAGGAATTTCAAATAAAAAAGCAAAATTATTAATTCGTTTAGTAGCTTACTTTAAACCAGTAAATATTTTAGAAATTGGAACCTCGATAGGTTTAGGAACTTCCTCTATTAAAATTGGTAATAATGAATCTCTAATTACAACACTAGAAGGTTGCCCAGAAACGAGTAAAGTAGCTCAAGAATTATTCAAAAAAAACGACTTTAATAAAATCAATATAATTACGGGTGATTTTAATGAAACTCTTCCAAAAGTTATAAAAAACCAACAATTCGATTTCATATATTTTGATGGAAATCATAATAAAAAAGCAACTTTAGATTATTTCGATATGTGTTTACCGGCTATTAACAACAATTCTGTTTGGATTTTTGATGATATTTATTGGAGTCAGGAAATGAAAGAAGCTTGGTCAGAAATAAAAAATCATCCAAAAGTAACGGTTACTGTAGATGTTTTTCACTGGGGAATTGTTTTCTTCAGAAAAGAACAAGAAAAAGAGCATTTTAAGATAAGAGTTTAA
- the secA gene encoding preprotein translocase subunit SecA has protein sequence MNILNSVIKLFVGDKQQKDLKGLQPVVEDVRKFELAFSKLSHDELRAKTIEFKERIKDATKEFNDKIITLEEEAKTAEIDRQEDIYTEIDSLKDEAYTVSEATLLQIMPEAFAVVKETAKRFVENTEIEVTASPFDRELSAERDNVTLEGDKALWANSWDASGKPVTWDMVHYDVQLIGGSVLHQGKVAEMMTGEGKTLVSTLPVYLNALTGNGVHLVTVNDYLAKRDKAWMGPIFEFHGFTTDCIDYHQPNSDERRKAYNADITYGTNNEFGFDYLRDNMASSKDDLVQRAPNYAIIDEVDSVLIDDARTPLIISGAVPQGDRHEFTELKPLVSDLVTLQKQHLVGVFAEAKKLIADGNDKDGGFLLLRVYRGLPKNKALIKYLSQEGIKQILQKTENYYMQDNNKLMPEVDEDLWFVVEEKNNQIDLTDKGIADLSKSTDNDNFFVLPDIGVKIGEIDASESTSEEKISQKEELYKDFSIKSERIHTMNQLLKAYTVFEKDVEYVVMENKVMIVDEQTGRIMDGRRYSDGLHQAIEAKENVKIEDATQTFATVTLQNYFRMYRKLSGMTGTAITEAGELWEIYKLDVVEIPTNKPIQRDDKEDLIYKTAREKYNAVIEDIVKLVEQNRPVLVGTTSVEISELLGRMLQMRKIPHNILNAKLHKREADVVAQAGKPGVVTIATNMAGRGTDIKLSDEVKGSGGLAIIGTERHDSRRVDRQLRGRAGRQGDVGSTQFYVALDDNLMRLFGSDRIAKMMDRMGLKEGEVIQHSMITKSIERAQKKVEENNFGIRKRLLEYDDIMNSQREFVYQRRRHALDGKRLQVDIANMIYDTLESIIGANKLAKDFQNFEFELIRFSSMASPISENEFNKLTEKEIADKLYDIVAEHYKNKIERNAVLAFPVIKDVFENEGDRYERIVVPFTDGTKSLQVVTNLKEAYESEGKSLITDFEKNITLAIIDENWKDHLRKMDDLKQSVQNASYEQKDPLLIYKFEAFELFKLTVDNINKEVLSFLFKGELPKQDKNQISEARQQKRENLNTSKADVQNSTEQAIKNSRQQQEPVETIVRDQPKIGRNERVTIKNVMSGEEKEVKFKQAIPLIEKGEWVVVNQ, from the coding sequence ATGAATATTTTAAATTCAGTAATTAAACTTTTTGTAGGAGATAAACAACAGAAAGATTTAAAAGGATTACAACCTGTAGTAGAAGACGTAAGAAAATTCGAACTTGCCTTCTCAAAACTTTCTCACGATGAATTACGTGCAAAAACAATAGAGTTTAAAGAGAGGATAAAAGATGCTACAAAAGAGTTTAATGATAAAATTATTACTTTAGAAGAAGAAGCTAAAACTGCAGAAATAGATCGTCAAGAAGATATTTATACAGAAATAGATTCTTTAAAAGATGAAGCTTATACTGTTTCTGAAGCAACTTTACTTCAAATTATGCCAGAAGCTTTTGCTGTAGTAAAAGAAACTGCAAAACGCTTTGTAGAAAACACAGAAATTGAAGTAACTGCCTCTCCTTTTGATAGAGAATTATCAGCAGAAAGAGACAATGTTACTTTAGAAGGCGATAAAGCACTTTGGGCAAATTCTTGGGATGCATCAGGAAAACCCGTTACTTGGGATATGGTTCATTACGATGTTCAATTAATTGGTGGTTCTGTTTTACATCAAGGTAAAGTTGCAGAAATGATGACTGGTGAAGGGAAAACATTAGTTTCTACCCTACCCGTTTATTTAAATGCTTTAACAGGAAATGGAGTTCACTTAGTAACTGTAAATGATTATTTAGCAAAACGTGATAAAGCGTGGATGGGACCAATTTTTGAGTTTCACGGTTTTACAACAGACTGTATTGATTATCATCAACCAAATTCTGACGAACGTAGAAAAGCATACAACGCAGACATTACTTATGGAACAAATAACGAATTTGGTTTCGATTATTTGCGTGATAATATGGCAAGTTCTAAAGACGATTTAGTTCAAAGAGCACCAAATTATGCGATTATTGATGAAGTAGATTCAGTTTTAATTGATGATGCTAGAACTCCATTAATTATTTCTGGAGCAGTTCCTCAAGGAGATAGACATGAGTTTACAGAATTAAAACCTTTAGTATCTGATTTAGTTACTTTACAAAAACAACATTTAGTTGGTGTTTTTGCAGAAGCTAAAAAATTAATTGCTGATGGAAATGATAAAGATGGTGGATTCTTATTATTAAGAGTTTATAGAGGTTTGCCTAAAAACAAAGCTTTAATAAAATATTTATCTCAAGAAGGAATCAAACAAATCTTGCAAAAAACAGAGAACTATTACATGCAAGATAACAACAAATTAATGCCAGAAGTCGATGAAGATTTATGGTTTGTTGTTGAAGAAAAAAATAATCAAATTGATTTAACAGATAAAGGAATTGCAGATTTATCAAAAAGTACAGATAATGACAACTTCTTTGTTTTACCAGATATTGGTGTAAAAATTGGTGAGATTGATGCATCAGAAAGTACATCAGAAGAAAAAATTTCTCAAAAGGAAGAATTATATAAAGACTTTAGTATTAAAAGTGAACGTATTCATACAATGAATCAACTATTGAAAGCATACACTGTTTTCGAAAAAGATGTTGAATATGTTGTGATGGAAAATAAAGTAATGATTGTTGATGAGCAGACTGGTCGTATTATGGATGGTCGTCGTTATTCTGATGGGTTACACCAAGCAATTGAAGCAAAAGAAAATGTAAAAATTGAAGATGCTACTCAAACTTTTGCAACTGTAACGCTACAGAATTACTTTAGAATGTACAGAAAACTGTCTGGTATGACGGGTACTGCAATTACTGAAGCAGGTGAATTATGGGAAATCTACAAGTTAGACGTAGTTGAAATTCCTACTAACAAACCAATTCAAAGAGATGATAAAGAAGATTTAATCTACAAAACGGCACGTGAAAAATACAATGCAGTTATTGAAGATATCGTAAAACTAGTTGAACAAAACAGACCTGTTTTAGTTGGTACAACTTCTGTAGAAATATCAGAATTATTAGGTAGAATGTTACAAATGCGTAAGATTCCTCATAATATATTAAATGCAAAATTACACAAACGTGAAGCTGATGTTGTTGCTCAAGCAGGTAAACCTGGTGTTGTAACAATTGCAACAAATATGGCTGGTCGTGGTACAGATATTAAATTATCTGATGAAGTAAAAGGTTCTGGTGGTTTAGCTATTATTGGTACAGAAAGACACGATTCTCGAAGAGTAGATAGACAGTTAAGAGGACGTGCAGGAAGACAAGGTGATGTTGGTTCTACTCAGTTTTATGTTGCTTTAGATGACAATTTAATGCGTCTTTTTGGTTCTGATAGAATTGCCAAAATGATGGATAGAATGGGATTAAAAGAAGGTGAAGTAATTCAGCATTCTATGATTACCAAATCTATTGAAAGAGCACAAAAGAAAGTTGAAGAAAACAACTTTGGTATTCGTAAACGTTTATTAGAATATGATGATATTATGAACTCTCAACGTGAGTTTGTATACCAAAGAAGAAGACATGCTTTGGATGGTAAACGTTTGCAAGTTGATATTGCAAATATGATTTATGATACACTTGAATCTATAATCGGTGCTAATAAACTGGCAAAAGATTTTCAAAATTTCGAATTCGAATTGATTCGTTTTTCATCAATGGCTTCTCCTATTTCTGAGAATGAATTTAATAAATTAACAGAAAAAGAAATCGCTGATAAATTATATGATATCGTTGCTGAACATTACAAAAACAAGATTGAAAGGAATGCGGTTTTAGCATTTCCTGTAATTAAAGATGTTTTTGAAAATGAAGGTGATAGATATGAGCGAATTGTAGTTCCTTTTACAGACGGAACTAAATCTTTACAAGTTGTTACCAACTTAAAAGAAGCTTATGAAAGTGAAGGAAAAAGTTTAATTACAGATTTCGAGAAAAACATCACTTTAGCAATTATTGATGAAAATTGGAAAGATCATTTACGTAAAATGGATGATTTAAAACAATCTGTTCAGAATGCATCTTATGAGCAAAAAGATCCTTTACTAATCTATAAGTTTGAAGCTTTTGAATTATTTAAACTTACTGTTGATAATATAAATAAAGAGGTTTTATCTTTCTTATTTAAAGGAGAATTACCAAAGCAAGATAAAAATCAAATTTCTGAAGCACGTCAACAAAAAAGAGAAAATTTGAACACAAGTAAAGCAGATGTTCAAAACTCTACAGAACAAGCAATTAAAAACTCTAGACAACAACAAGAACCTGTTGAAACAATTGTACGCGATCAACCAAAAATTGGTAGAAATGAACGTGTTACAATTAAAAATGTAATGAGTGGTGAAGAAAAAGAAGTAAAATTTAAACAAGCTATTCCTTTAATTGAAAAAGGAGAATGGGTTGTGGTAAATCAATAA
- a CDS encoding exopolysaccharide transport family protein, whose translation MDNKINFTTPTIQNNIDFKGYVFKIISYWKLFLATIIIALIIAKFMNGYKQKRFSLSTTISVKEENNPLFSTGTNIAFNWGGASDEIETIKVIIGSRSHNEKVVKKLNFFVNYLKEGRYRKEDVYGYTPFTVNFQTDEPQLYNKLLKIEITGDNKYKLSFDFNELGSDQLIVYEDNTVSQFISDKSNFSKEYNVDEVIKTPFLNFSLRKNNKFNIGETYFIRFASFDGTVGAYRGVSVRTITAAASLLGLSMSGPNKRRIVTYLNATVQVLEAEKQEQKILYARKTKKYIDELFVREQDSLNKIERELGIYKEVHNIFDLSTEGSQVFDEIIELEKEKKTLLEFNDYLKNLRSYILTHNQYSENIPVPALIDIQDVKIAEEITILIQKSTLRETLKRNVTENYPGLKKLNDEISIAKNNLFENIANLRNINNNKISKIKKRLSLTNSKLKKIPSREQGLLKYQRNFEISEANYNYLKQKSYEAGTAIAANVSDVKIIDEAKDLGEGPNYPKPQFNYLVGLMMGIVIPLFYIIIREILDTKIHTAEEIQNNYAIPVLGVVGRNQGKNNLAVFDRPKSSVSESFRALRSNIQFMFKNASDKDASKTLILTSSVSGEGKTMVSINMATVFALSGKKTVLIGLDLRKPKIYDDFDLTNDIGVVNHLINQKTLDEIIIPTKIPNLDLILSGPIPPNPSELLLNDTADKMIKSLQERYDYVIIDTPPVGLVSDALELFKYGDAIIYVIRQDYSERGMMKMIDDKYKNKEVTNISYVLNDFSIKNNYGYGYGYGYGYGYGYGYGKYGYGYHENEEPKGVFSKILSFLKIK comes from the coding sequence ATGGATAATAAAATAAATTTTACAACACCTACAATTCAAAATAATATAGATTTTAAAGGCTATGTTTTTAAAATTATTTCTTATTGGAAACTTTTTTTAGCGACTATTATTATTGCTTTGATTATAGCTAAGTTTATGAATGGTTATAAGCAAAAAAGGTTTAGTTTAAGTACTACAATTTCTGTGAAAGAAGAAAATAATCCTTTGTTTTCTACAGGAACTAATATTGCATTTAATTGGGGTGGAGCAAGTGATGAAATAGAAACGATAAAAGTTATTATTGGTTCTAGGTCTCACAATGAAAAAGTAGTGAAAAAATTAAATTTCTTTGTTAATTACCTTAAAGAAGGAAGGTACAGAAAGGAAGATGTTTATGGTTATACCCCATTCACTGTAAATTTTCAAACAGATGAACCACAATTATATAACAAACTTTTAAAAATTGAAATAACAGGAGATAATAAATATAAACTATCTTTTGACTTTAATGAGTTAGGTTCAGATCAATTAATTGTATATGAAGATAATACTGTAAGTCAATTTATATCTGATAAATCCAATTTTTCAAAAGAGTATAATGTTGATGAAGTAATAAAGACACCTTTTTTAAATTTTTCTTTGAGAAAGAATAACAAATTCAATATTGGTGAAACTTATTTTATAAGGTTTGCAAGTTTTGACGGGACAGTAGGTGCTTATAGAGGTGTGAGTGTTAGGACTATAACTGCTGCTGCATCTCTTTTAGGTTTATCTATGAGTGGACCGAATAAGAGAAGAATAGTAACATATTTAAACGCAACAGTTCAGGTTTTAGAGGCTGAAAAACAAGAGCAGAAAATTCTATATGCTAGAAAAACGAAAAAGTATATTGACGAATTATTTGTAAGAGAGCAAGACAGTTTAAATAAAATAGAAAGAGAATTAGGAATTTATAAAGAAGTTCATAATATTTTTGATTTATCTACTGAAGGTTCTCAAGTTTTTGATGAAATCATTGAACTTGAAAAAGAGAAAAAAACTCTATTAGAATTTAATGATTACTTAAAGAACTTAAGGAGTTATATTTTAACGCATAACCAATATTCTGAAAATATTCCAGTGCCTGCTTTAATTGATATACAAGATGTTAAAATAGCCGAAGAAATTACGATACTTATCCAAAAGTCAACTTTAAGAGAGACTTTAAAAAGAAATGTTACAGAAAATTACCCTGGATTAAAAAAACTTAACGATGAGATTTCTATTGCTAAAAATAATTTATTTGAGAATATAGCGAATTTAAGAAACATAAATAATAATAAAATTAGTAAGATTAAAAAAAGACTATCACTCACTAATTCTAAATTAAAAAAAATACCGTCTAGAGAACAAGGTTTATTAAAATATCAAAGAAATTTCGAAATTTCAGAAGCGAATTATAATTACTTAAAACAGAAAAGTTATGAAGCAGGTACTGCTATTGCAGCGAATGTGTCTGATGTTAAGATAATTGATGAAGCGAAAGATTTAGGGGAAGGGCCAAATTATCCTAAACCACAATTTAATTACTTAGTAGGGTTAATGATGGGGATCGTAATTCCGTTGTTTTATATAATAATTAGAGAAATCTTAGACACAAAAATACACACAGCTGAAGAAATTCAAAATAATTATGCAATCCCTGTTTTAGGAGTTGTTGGAAGAAATCAAGGGAAAAATAATTTAGCTGTTTTTGATAGACCGAAATCTTCAGTTTCAGAATCTTTTAGGGCCTTAAGATCTAATATTCAGTTTATGTTTAAAAATGCTTCTGATAAAGATGCATCAAAAACTTTAATTTTGACTTCCTCTGTTAGTGGTGAAGGAAAAACAATGGTTTCTATAAATATGGCAACTGTTTTTGCTTTGAGTGGAAAGAAAACCGTTTTAATAGGTTTAGATTTAAGAAAACCAAAAATTTATGATGACTTTGATTTAACCAATGATATTGGTGTTGTAAATCATTTAATTAACCAAAAAACATTAGATGAAATTATAATTCCGACTAAAATACCAAATTTAGATCTTATTTTATCCGGACCAATTCCTCCTAACCCATCAGAGCTTCTCTTAAACGACACTGCAGATAAAATGATTAAAAGTCTTCAGGAAAGATATGATTATGTTATTATTGATACACCTCCAGTTGGTTTAGTTTCTGACGCATTAGAATTGTTTAAATATGGTGATGCAATTATTTATGTTATTCGTCAAGATTATTCTGAAAGAGGAATGATGAAAATGATAGATGATAAATACAAGAATAAAGAAGTTACAAATATCAGTTATGTCTTAAATGACTTTTCTATTAAGAATAATTATGGCTATGGTTATGGATACGGTTATGGCTATGGTTACGGCTATGGTTATGGGAAATACGGTTATGGTTATCATGAAAATGAAGAACCAAAAGGTGTGTTTTCAAAAATATTAAGTTTCTTAAAAATAAAATAA
- a CDS encoding DinB family protein, whose amino-acid sequence MIKFALTKIHKSIVMIPKNEYAPYFEQYIQLVSQENTSIIENLEKSQNDFDVLLRDLPIQKHDFSYAEGKWTLKELIQHIIDTERIFCYRALCFARNDKTSLPGFDQDIFADNDTANERDYYDLLDEMSTLRKSSIQLYKSFSEESLLRIGVASENKMSVRALGYLFSGHQIHHLNVVKERYL is encoded by the coding sequence ATGATTAAATTCGCTTTAACAAAAATACATAAATCTATTGTAATGATTCCAAAAAATGAATACGCTCCTTATTTTGAACAATACATTCAACTTGTTTCTCAAGAGAATACATCTATCATTGAAAATTTAGAAAAATCACAAAATGATTTTGATGTTTTATTGAGAGATTTACCAATTCAAAAACATGATTTTTCTTATGCAGAAGGTAAATGGACATTGAAAGAATTGATTCAGCATATTATTGATACAGAACGTATTTTTTGTTACAGAGCTTTGTGTTTTGCAAGAAATGATAAAACTTCTTTACCAGGTTTTGATCAAGATATTTTTGCTGATAATGATACTGCAAATGAAAGAGATTATTATGATTTGTTAGACGAAATGTCAACGTTAAGAAAATCTTCAATTCAATTATATAAAAGTTTTTCTGAAGAATCCTTGTTAAGGATTGGAGTAGCTTCTGAAAACAAAATGTCTGTTAGAGCTTTAGGTTATTTGTTTTCTGGACATCAAATACATCATTTAAATGTTGTAAAAGAAAGATATTTATAA
- the hutI gene encoding imidazolonepropionase, with translation MTHLFINIKELIQVRDASVKKISGKEMNILPSIKNAFLLVKDGLIYDYGKMSDLHGSSFDKKTDCTDKMILPTWCDSHTHIVYAGNREQEFVDRINGLSYEEIANNGGGILNSAKKLQATTEDDLYNQSAKRLEEVIALGTGAIEIKSGYGLTVSSELKMLRVIKKLKENYDLPIKATFLGAHAIPKEFKNNKDGYLNLIIDEMLPQITKENLADFIDIFCEVGYFSVDDTDRILSAGKKYGLIPKTHVNQFNSIGGIEISTKHNALSVDHLEVLSENDLEVLKNSETMPVALPSCSYFLSIPYTPARKIIDNDLALALATDYNPGSTPSGNMNFVVATACIKMKMTPNEAINAATINGAYAMNLIEKVGSITKGKLANFFITKEIPSYNVIPYSFGNNQIESVYLKGKKVSN, from the coding sequence ATGACTCATTTATTTATCAATATCAAAGAATTAATTCAAGTAAGAGATGCATCAGTAAAAAAAATTTCTGGTAAAGAAATGAACATCTTGCCTTCTATTAAGAATGCATTTTTATTAGTTAAAGATGGTCTGATTTATGATTATGGAAAGATGTCTGATTTACATGGATCTAGTTTTGATAAAAAAACAGATTGTACAGATAAAATGATATTACCTACTTGGTGTGATTCTCATACACACATTGTTTATGCAGGTAATAGAGAACAAGAATTTGTAGATAGAATAAACGGTTTATCTTATGAGGAAATTGCAAATAATGGAGGAGGAATCTTAAATTCAGCTAAAAAATTACAAGCAACTACAGAAGATGATTTATACAATCAATCTGCAAAAAGATTAGAAGAAGTTATTGCTTTAGGCACAGGTGCTATAGAAATAAAATCTGGTTATGGATTAACCGTTTCTTCTGAATTGAAAATGTTGCGCGTCATCAAAAAATTAAAAGAAAATTATGATCTACCTATAAAAGCAACTTTTTTAGGAGCTCATGCAATTCCAAAAGAATTTAAAAACAATAAAGACGGATATCTCAATTTAATTATTGATGAAATGTTGCCTCAAATTACTAAAGAAAATTTAGCAGATTTTATAGATATTTTCTGTGAAGTAGGTTATTTTTCTGTTGATGATACTGATAGAATTTTATCCGCAGGAAAAAAGTATGGATTAATACCAAAAACACATGTTAATCAATTTAATTCTATTGGTGGAATAGAAATATCAACTAAACACAATGCATTATCTGTAGATCATTTAGAGGTATTATCTGAGAATGATTTAGAAGTATTAAAGAATTCTGAGACAATGCCAGTAGCACTTCCTTCTTGCTCATATTTTTTAAGCATTCCTTATACTCCAGCAAGAAAAATAATTGATAATGATTTAGCGCTTGCCTTAGCTACAGACTACAATCCTGGTTCTACTCCTTCAGGAAACATGAATTTTGTTGTTGCAACTGCGTGTATTAAAATGAAAATGACTCCTAATGAAGCAATAAATGCTGCAACTATTAATGGAGCATATGCAATGAATTTAATTGAAAAAGTAGGTAGTATTACAAAAGGAAAATTAGCAAATTTTTTTATAACAAAAGAAATACCAAGTTATAATGTTATTCCATATAGTTTTGGAAATAACCAAATAGAATCTGTTTATCTAAAAGGAAAAAAAGTATCGAATTAA
- a CDS encoding DUF2795 domain-containing protein, which produces MYWTLELASYLADAPWPATKDELIDYAIRTGSPLEVVENLQDIEDEGDSYDSIVEIWPDYPTEDDYLWNEDEY; this is translated from the coding sequence ATGTATTGGACATTAGAATTAGCATCTTATTTAGCAGATGCGCCTTGGCCAGCAACCAAAGATGAGTTAATAGATTACGCTATTAGAACTGGATCTCCTTTAGAAGTAGTAGAAAACCTACAAGATATAGAAGATGAAGGTGATTCGTATGACTCAATTGTTGAGATTTGGCCTGATTATCCGACTGAAGATGATTATCTTTGGAATGAGGATGAATACTAA
- a CDS encoding polysaccharide biosynthesis/export family protein, with product MKKHFLLLLSIVFLSSCVPSKDLIYLQGEPIQKKEIKRINDIPYKLQVDDILNIDIKSTDIKSSNEDMVSIFVKQSGGNNSGGNSSQSFGSGASYLSGYSIDSYGNIRMPTLGEINVLGYTTVEVRKKIENELNKYLKNKDDIFVSVKLSGIKYTIIGEISSPGPKVIFQNKVSVIDAIANSGDITTVGNRKKVEIIRNSISGTEKFTIDLTDINAFNSDVFYIKPNDIINIIPLKQKTWGTGTTGLQTFTTVISVFTLLYSTVILAKNL from the coding sequence ATGAAAAAACACTTTTTACTACTCTTATCTATAGTTTTTCTTTCTTCATGTGTTCCTAGTAAAGATTTAATTTATTTACAAGGAGAACCTATCCAAAAAAAGGAAATAAAAAGAATAAATGACATTCCTTATAAACTACAAGTTGATGATATTTTAAATATTGATATTAAATCCACAGATATTAAATCTTCTAATGAAGATATGGTATCAATTTTTGTAAAACAATCTGGAGGTAATAATTCTGGAGGGAATTCAAGTCAAAGTTTTGGTTCTGGTGCTAGCTACCTTTCTGGTTATAGTATTGATAGTTATGGTAACATAAGAATGCCAACTTTAGGAGAAATTAATGTTTTAGGTTATACAACAGTTGAAGTTAGAAAAAAAATTGAAAATGAATTAAATAAATATCTAAAGAATAAAGATGATATTTTTGTTTCTGTAAAATTATCAGGAATTAAATATACTATTATCGGAGAAATTTCTAGCCCAGGACCTAAGGTTATCTTTCAAAATAAAGTTTCTGTTATCGATGCAATTGCAAACTCAGGTGATATTACTACAGTTGGTAATAGAAAAAAAGTAGAAATTATTAGAAATTCGATTTCTGGAACTGAAAAATTCACCATTGATTTAACTGATATAAATGCTTTTAATTCTGATGTTTTTTATATCAAACCCAATGATATTATTAATATTATTCCATTAAAGCAAAAAACGTGGGGTACTGGAACTACGGGACTTCAGACTTTTACAACAGTAATATCAGTCTTTACATTGTTATATTCTACAGTTATTTTAGCTAAAAATTTATAA